A region of Cryptococcus decagattii chromosome 3, complete sequence DNA encodes the following proteins:
- a CDS encoding UDP-glucose 4-epimerase GalE, producing MQRVLVTGGLGYIGSHVVVSLLLTGKYQPIVIDNCHNAYPEALNRCAEIARDELGAEAPQPILHDIDLRDASAIEQVFEQYASDGGIWAVIHLAALKAVGESAELPLSYYRVNVAGSISLLETMAKYSCNNLVFSSSATVYGTPATIPIPETSPLIPESCYGRTKAMVEEIIHDLTKVGAEEGKPSLRAVSVRYFNPAGAHPSGKLGEEPRGKPGNLLPLLAQMAVGREKSQLKVFGTDFPTPDGTCVRDYLHIMDLAHGHVLALDALAVPSSQPNIFTETDPKDGYFPMRKATGFDYQYEIVGRRKGDVPDLTADPSLARKELGFVAKEDLESMCRDLWNFQTRHPNGYSS from the exons ATGCAGCGCGTCCTTGTTACCGGTGGTCTGGGTTACATCGGTTCCCACGTCGTtgtctctctcctcctgACGGGCAAATACCAGCCCATCGTTATTGACAACTGCCACAACGCGTACCCGGAAGCTCTCAATCGATGCGCAGAGATTGCCCGCGATGAGCTGGGTGCTGAGGCTCCCCAACCCATATTACATGATATCGATCTGAGGGACGCTTCCGCGATCGAACAAGTGTTTGAGCAGTATGCGTCGGATGGTGGCATCTGGGCTGTCATTCACTTAGCTGCCCTTAAGGCGGTGGGCGAATCTGCAGAGCTTCCGCTGAGTTACTACAGGGTAAATGTTGCCGGTTCGATTTCATTGCTTGAA ACCATGGCCAAGTACTCTTGCAACAATCTCGTCTTCTCTTCGTCGGCTACAGTCTACGGCACTCCCGCCACTATCCCCATCCCCGAAACTTCTCCATTGATTCCCGAATCATGCTACGGTCGCACAAAAGCAATGGTCGAGGAGATCATCCACGACTTGACAAAAGTCGGTGCCGAAGAGGGCAAGCCAAGTTTGAGGGCAGTCAGTGTCCGGTATTTCAA CCCTGCCGGAGCACACCCTTCCGGAAAACTGGGTGAAGAACCTCGAGGTAAACCAGGAAATCTTCTCCCACTACTTGCGCAAATGGCAGTTGGCAGAGAAAAATCTCAACTCAAAGTCTTTGGCACAGATTTCCCCACACCTGATGGTACATGCGTTAGAGATTATCTCCACATCATGGATCTCGCCCATGGCCATGTCCTTGCGCTCGACGCTCTTGCTGTTCCGTCTTCTCAACCCAATATCTTTACTGAAACTGACCCCAAGGATGGTTACTTCC CGATGAGGAAGGCAACAGGGTTTGATTACCAGTATGAGATTGTGGGAAGGAG GAAAGGAGATGTCCCAGATCTTACCGCCGACCCTTCTCTTGCTCGAAAAGAACTCGGTTTTGTCGCGAAAGAAGATCTTGAATCCATGTGCAGGGATCTTTGGAACTTTCAAACAAGACATCCCAACGGCTATTCCTCATAG
- a CDS encoding pre-mRNA-splicing factor CLF1, protein MAGRDPRDRAPRVRNRAPAAVQITAEQLLREAQERQEPAIQAPKQRVQDLEELSEFQARKRTEFESRIRYSRDSILAWTKYAQWEASQNEYERSRSVFERALDVDPRSVDLWIKYTDTELKARNINHARNLFDRAITLLPRVDALWYKYVYLEELLLNVSGARQIFERWMQWEPNDKAWQSYIKLEERYNELDRASAIYERWIACRPIPKNWVTWAKFEEDRGQPDKAREVFQTALEFFGDEEEQVEKAQSVFAAFARMETRLKEFERARVIYKFALARLPRSKSASLYAQYTKFEKQHGDRSGVELTVLGKRRIQYEEELAYDPTNYDAWFSLARLEEDAYRADREDGENVEPTRVREVYERAVANVPPALEKRYWRRYIYLWLQYAAFEEIDTKDYDRVRDVYKAAVKLVPHKAFTFAKLWLAYAYFEIRRLNVSAARKVLGAGIGMCPKPKLFTGYIELEMRLREFDRVRTLYEKFLTYDPSLSSAWIQWTQVESAVEDFERVRAIFELAVQQSLDMPEIVWKAYIDFEAGEGERERARNLYERLLERTSHVKVWISYALMEIATLGGGEDEDGNEIEGEPGDADLARQVFERGYKDLRAKGEKEDRAVLLESWKSFEQEHGDEGTLAKVEDMLPTTRKRWRKAEDGSGELEEYWDLVFPDDEKEANPTSFKFFQAAQAWAQQRAGQGEEGGLSYDLPSDSEGENEDEDEGEDHREAERMDQD, encoded by the exons ATGGCAGGAAGAGATCCAAGAGACCGTGCTCCAAGAGTGCGCAACAGAGCACCGGCTGCCGTACAG ATTACAGCAGAGCAGCTCTTGAGGGAAGCACAAGAACGACAAGAGCCTGCGATCCAAGCACCCAAACAGCGTGTTCAGGATTTGGAGGAGCTTTCAGAGTTTCAGGCGAGGAAAAGAACCGAGTTCGAGTCAAGGATCAGATACTCAAGGGACAGTATACTGG CGTGGACTAAATATGCTCAATGGGAAGCCAGCCAGAATGAGTACGAGCGATCAAGATCAGTGTTTGAACGAGCGTTGGATGTTGATCCCAGATCAGTGGACCTCTGG ATTAAGTATACGGACACAGAGCTTAAAGCTCGAAACATAAACCACGCACGGAATCTTTTTGACAGAGCTatcacccttcttccccgTGTTGACGCA CTTTGGTACAAATATGTTTATCTTGAAGAACTCCTTCTCAATGTTTCAGGTGCTCGTCAAATCTTTGAGAGGTGGATGCAGTGGGAGCCCAATGACAAGGCTTGGCAAAGTTACATCAAGCTTGAAGAACGTTATAATGAGCTGGATCGGGCTTCCGCCATTTACGAGCGCTGGATTGCCTGCCGCCCGATTCCCAAGAACTGGGTGACTTGGGCCAAGTTTGAAGAGGACAGGGGCCAGCCAGACAAGGCTAGGGAGGTTTTCCAGACGGCTTTGGAGTTCTTCGGtgacgaggaggagcaggTCGAGAAAGCCCAGTCGGTATTCGCCGCGTTCGCAAGGATGGAAACCAGATTGAAGGAATTTGAAAGGGCGAGAGTGATTTACAAGTTTGCCTTGGCGAGATTACCTAGATCAAAGTCTGCGAGCT TATATGCCCAGTATACCAAATTCGAGAAGCAAC ATGGTGATCGTTCTGGTGTTGAACTCACTGTTCTGGGCAAACGGCGCATTCAGTACGAGGAAGAACTGGCTTATGACCCTACAAATTATGATGCGTGGTTTTCTCTTGCTAGATTAGAGGAGGATGCCTATCGAGCGGACAGAGAAGACGGCGAAAACGTTGAGCCAACGCGGGTTCGAGAAGTGTATGAGAGGGCTGTGGCCAATGTCCCCCCTGCGTTGGAAAAAAGATACTGGAGAAGATATATTTACT TATGGTTGCAATATGCCGCATTTGAGGAGATCGACACGAAGGACTACGACCGGGTGCGGGATGTCTATAAAGCAGCCGTTAAGCTCGTTCCGCATAAAGCCTTCACTTTTGCCAAG CTTTGGTTGGCCTATGCTTACTTCGAAATTCGTCGACTTAATGTCTCAGCGGCCCGTAAAGTTCTCGGTGCTGGTATCGGCATGTGCCCCAAACCGAAGCTCTTCACAGGCTATATTGAGTTGGAGATGCGGCTACGAGAGTTTGATAGGGTTCGAACGTTGTACGAGAAGTTCTTGACT TATGACCCTTCCCTCAGTTCTGCCTGGATACAATGGACTCAAGTCGAATCTGCCGTCGAGGATTTCGAACGTGTTCGGGCAATTTTCGAACTCGCTGTGCAACAATCTCTGGATATGCCCGAAATCGTCTGGAAAGCATACATTGACTTCGAAGCTGGCGAGGGCGAACGCGAACGTGCTCGTAATTTGTACGAGCGCTTGCTCGAACGTACTTCTCACGTCAAAGTCTGGATTTCATACGCACTCATGGAGATTGCGACACTTGGTGggggagaggatgaagacggCAATGAGATTGAAGGCGAGCCTGGGGACGCTGACTTGGCGAGGCAAGTGTTTGAAAGAGGTTATAAGGATTTGCGAGCGAAGGGTGAAAAGGAGGATAGGGCCGTATTACTCGAATCTTGGAAGAGTTTCGAACAGGAACATGGCGACGAAGGGACGTTGGCCAAGGTAGAGGATATGTTACCAACAACTcgaaagagatggaggaaggcGGAGGACGGGAGTGGAGAGTTGGAGGAATACTGGGACTTAGTATTTCCTGATGACGAAAAGGAAGCGAACCCGACCAGTTTCAAGTTCTTCCAGGCTGCCCAAGCTTGGGCCCAACAGCGTGCTGGGcagggagaagaaggcggtCTATCATACGATTTACCGTCAGATTCAGAGGGTGAaaatgaggatgaagacgagggcGAGGACCATAGGGAAGCAGAGAGAATGGACCAGGATTAA